In the Streptomyces sp. SJL17-4 genome, GGCAAGACCGCCGTCGTCGAAGGCCTGGCGCAGGCCATCGTCAAGGGCGAGGTGCCCGAGACCCTCAAGGACAAGCACCTCTACACCCTCGACCTCGGCGCGCTGGTCGCCGGCTCCCGCTACCGCGGTGACTTCGAGGAGCGCCTGAAGAAGGTCCTCAAGGAGATCCGCACCCGCGGCGACATCATCCTGTTCATCGACGAGCTCCACACCCTCGTGGGTGCGGGTGCCGCCGAGGGCGCGATCGACGCCGCCAGCATCCTCAAGCCGATGCTGGCCCGCGGTGAGCTCCAGACCATCGGTGCGACCACGCTGGACGAGTACCGGAAGTACCTGGAGAAGGACGCGGCCCTCGAGCGCCGCTTCCAGCCGATCCAGGTCGCCGAGCCGTCGCTGCCGCACACGATCGAGATCCTCAAGGGTCTGCGCGACCGGTACGAGGCCCACCACCGGGTCTCCATCACCGACGAGGCCCTCGTCCAGGCCGCGACCCTGGCCGACCGGTACATCTCGGACCGCTTCCTCCCGGACAAGGCGATCGACCTGATCGACGAGGCCGGCTCCCGGATGCGCATCCGCCGGATGACCGCGCCGCCGGACCTCCGCGAGTTCGACGAGAAGATCGCCGGCGTCCGCCGCGACAAGGAGTCCGCGATCGACTCGCAGGACTTCGAGAAGGCCGCCTCTCTCCGTGACAAGGAGAAGCAGCTCCTCGCCGCGAAGGCCAAGCGCGAGAAGGAGTGGAAGGCCGGCGACATGGACGTCGTGGCCGAGGTCGACGGCGATCTGATCGCCGAGGTCCTCGCGACCGCCACGGGCATCCCGGTCTTCAAGCTGACCGAGGAGGAGTCCAGCCGCCTGCTCCGCATGGAGGACGAGCTCCACAAGCGCGTCATCGGGCAGAAGGACGCCGTCATCGGCCTCTCGCGGGCCATCCGCCGTACGCGTGCCGGTCTGAAGGACCCGAAGCGCCCCGGTGGCTCGTTCATCTTCGCCGGTCCGTCCGGTGTCGGTAAGACCGAGCTTTCGAAGGCGCTCGCCGAATTCCTCTTCGGCGACGAGGACGCGATGATCTCCCTCGACATGTCGGAGTTCAGCGAGAAGCACACGGTTTCCCGTCTCTTCGGTTCGCCGCCCGGATACGTCGGCTACGAAGAGGGCGGCCAGCTCACCGAGAAGGTGCGCCGCAAGCCGTTCTCCGTCGTCCTCTTCGACGAGGTCGAGAAGGCCCACCCCGATATCTTCAATTCCCTTCTCCAGATCCTGGAGGACGGTCGCCTGACCGACTCCCAGGGCCGGGTCGTGGACTTCAAGAACACGGTCATCATCATGACCACCAACCTCGGGACCAGGGACATCTCGAAGGGCTTCAACCTGGGCTTCGCCGCCCAGGGCGACACGAAGTCCAACTACGAGCGGATGAAGGCCAAGGTCAGCGACGAGCTGAAGCAGCACTTCCGCCCGGAGTTCCTCAACCGTGTGGACGACATCATCGTCTTCCCGCAGCTGACGCAGGAGGACATCCTCCAGATCGTCGACCTGATGATCGGCCGCGTCGACGAGCGCCTCAAGGACCGGGACATGGGCATCGAGCTCTCCCAGTCCGCGAAGGAGCTGCTCGCCAAGAAGGGCTACGACCCCGTGATGGGCGCCCGGCCGCTGCGCCGGACGATCCAGCGCGAGATCGAGGACTCGCTGTCGGAGAAGATCCTCTTCGGCGAGCTGCGCCCCGGTCACATCGTGGTCGTGGACACGGAGGGCGAGGGCGACGAGCGCACCTTCACCTTCCGCGGCGAGGAGAAGACGGCTCTGCCGGACGCCCCGCCGATCGAGGCGACGGGCGGCACGGGCCCGAACCTGTCGAAGGACGCGTAAGGCTCAGCGCCTGAGCACCAGGGGCGGCCCCGGAACCATCAGGTTCCGGGGCCGCCCCTTTGTTGCGCGTGCCTCAGACGGTACGCGTGCCTCGGACGGTACGGAGGTCGAGGTCGGGCCGGGCCGCCCGCAGGGCCTCGAGGTCGAGCGGACCGAGCGCGATGACCTGAGGCAGGCTGAGGAGCCGCAGTCCGGGCATGGCGGCGAGGGCACGCACGTCGTCGGGGCGAAGGAGCAGATCCTGGAGCTGGATCACCTCAAGGCCCCGCAGCTCGGTGAGCGGGAGCAGATCGGTCACGCGGGGACAGTCCTTGATGGTGAGACTCCGGGGTGTCACGGCGCAGTCCCGGAGCCACTCCACGCCGTCCAGAACGGCGTTGCTGAAGATCTCGACCCGGTCGGGGCGCGTACAGGCGATGGCCCGGGCGAGTTCCTCGCCGGTGAAGTCGCCGAAGAAGCCCACGTGCGCGACGCGGCCGAGCAAGTCCACGTGGGCGAGTTCCGCCCGGGTCGAGACGGGCAGGGGCGTGGTGGCGAAGTCCAGGCGGACCAGGATCTCGCGGGCGTAGGTGGCGAGGGGAAAGGAGCGCCAGTGGAAGGCCAGCCGGTAGGCGAACTGCGAGCTCACGAAACCGCGGGCGTACGGGACGGCTTCCGCACCGCCGACCGCGCAGATCACCTCGATCACGTGCTCGTCGGACCGTCCGTCCGGGTGGGGGCCGGGCAGCAGCGGCAGAACGTACGGGCCGAGCCCGGCCAGCTGCTGCACCTGCTCGGTGGTCCGTGGGGGCAGTACCGAGGCCACGGCATCCCGGATACGGCGATGCAGGGGCTCGGACAGCCACGCCGCATGCTGGGCGCCCAGCGCCGCGAGTACGTACAAGGTGGCCTTCAGGTCCCAGTCCCGCTCGGCCGAGCCCGCCGTGAGCAGACCCTCGACGAGGACGGGCAGCTCGCGGCGTGAGCAGTGGCCGGCCGCGAGCAGGAGGACGTCGTGCCACTGTTCCTCCCCCGCGTGGCGCAGCAGCTCCGGTACGAGGTCGTCCTCCACGAACTCCTTCGCCGCGAGGAAGTCCTGGAACGTGCGGTGCGCGAACTGGAAGACGTCGTCCGTCCGCTCCTGGAGCAGGCCGCTGCGGTTGAGGAGGTGGGTGAGGATCTCTTCGGGCGTCCCCTGTTCCGCGACCCGTGGCATCCCCGGCAGCGTGCGGTTCAGCCGGTGCAGCGCCTGCTCGCGGGTGAACTCCGTCTGGCCGCCCCGGACCAGCCAGGCCGCGAGCCGTTGGAGAAGCTGCCGGTGTTCCTCGACC is a window encoding:
- a CDS encoding ATP-dependent Clp protease ATP-binding subunit, with product MFERFTDRARRVVVLAQEEARMLNHNYIGTEHILLGLIHEGEGVAAKALESLGISLEAVRQQVEEIIGQGQQAPSGHIPFTPRAKKVLELSLREALQLGHNYIGTEHILLGLIREGEGVAAQVLVKLGADLNRVRQQVIQLLSGYQGKEAATAGGPAEGTPSTSLVLDQFGRNLTQAARESKLDPVIGREKEIERVMQVLSRRTKNNPVLIGEPGVGKTAVVEGLAQAIVKGEVPETLKDKHLYTLDLGALVAGSRYRGDFEERLKKVLKEIRTRGDIILFIDELHTLVGAGAAEGAIDAASILKPMLARGELQTIGATTLDEYRKYLEKDAALERRFQPIQVAEPSLPHTIEILKGLRDRYEAHHRVSITDEALVQAATLADRYISDRFLPDKAIDLIDEAGSRMRIRRMTAPPDLREFDEKIAGVRRDKESAIDSQDFEKAASLRDKEKQLLAAKAKREKEWKAGDMDVVAEVDGDLIAEVLATATGIPVFKLTEEESSRLLRMEDELHKRVIGQKDAVIGLSRAIRRTRAGLKDPKRPGGSFIFAGPSGVGKTELSKALAEFLFGDEDAMISLDMSEFSEKHTVSRLFGSPPGYVGYEEGGQLTEKVRRKPFSVVLFDEVEKAHPDIFNSLLQILEDGRLTDSQGRVVDFKNTVIIMTTNLGTRDISKGFNLGFAAQGDTKSNYERMKAKVSDELKQHFRPEFLNRVDDIIVFPQLTQEDILQIVDLMIGRVDERLKDRDMGIELSQSAKELLAKKGYDPVMGARPLRRTIQREIEDSLSEKILFGELRPGHIVVVDTEGEGDERTFTFRGEEKTALPDAPPIEATGGTGPNLSKDA